In the genome of Raphanus sativus cultivar WK10039 chromosome 9, ASM80110v3, whole genome shotgun sequence, the window CTTTAGGTAACGGCGTTTTTCTTGCTTTGATTGATTCTCTTCTACGATTCCACCTCCATTGGGAGGAGGTCTGATCTCTGCTGCTGCCTCATCATCAAACTCAAGAAGCTCTGGATCGGAAACAACCTTTTTGATGATGTCACTGATAGAATCAAAGTAATGATTCTGTTTAACAAGTTTTCGTCTCGAGAACTTCTTTACCCCAGGGATGAGGTAGACAATGTTGTCTTTACCACGGTCTTTTGGCTGCTCAGAGTGCCACCCTCTGGCTAGCAAACGTGGCCACACAGCTTCCCAGAAGATATCATTGCAACGTGCCTTGCTTAGACGGGAACCACCACTCAGTTTTTCGATGATTTCAGCAGATGTGAGTGAACTGTAAACCCCTAAACCAGCAGGAACCACCGCAGCAGAGGAGGAGGAAACTGTGAACCATTGCTTTGAATTTACAGGTTCTGTTGTTAGGACAGTCAGATCTTCTTTAGTACCGATGGCTACAGCCTCTACAAGAGACCGGAGACCCACTAGCTCCTTCACAGCGCTGATGTATTTCTCCAGAGATGTAGTATTCCCTTCAGCAAATGACTTGGAGAACTGTTTAATGGATTAAACCTTTTGTTAATACAAAAACACTCATTCATTCAAGGATATGTGTTCAGTGTGCAAAAGAGAGAAACTCACATTCGCAAGCTTTGTTTTCAGAGATTCATCAGCAATGCTGGGAAGCAAACGGGACAGCAACTGATGTAGTCTCCAGCCTGAGTAGAGCTTCTTCCCTTGAATGCATTTCCGTTTCTTAAGGGAGTTTGACCAAATCTTGTGCTTAGTAGAATTGTAGAACTTTCCGTAGTAAAAAGAAAGGAGTTGTCCTGTTTCTTGGCTCTCCAGGAACTGCTTTATCTGAGTAAAGTTCTTCCCGAATGTATATAGAGCAAGAACAAAGGCATCTacctccaaatcttcccaagcGCTGGATGATGATCTCTCAGGGACAGCTTCaagattcatcatcatcttttgcttgtttcttttagttttcaGAGATTTGAGAGACTCGCTCATGTCTACATTATCATCCTCGTCTTTAAGTTTGGTGGTGTCTATCCACATGATGTCAACGGGTAGTCCCACAGCTATGGCATTAGTTTCGAGACCCGAAGCTAGAGGATTGGAAAGATATGCTGCACGTTGGGATTCAGATATCATCAAAGAAGGTATCTCAGCCTGATATTCGTCTCCAACACGAACATCAACTTTTGGATCTCCACACgcatattcttcttcttccccacaAGCATAAGCATCTTCCATACGAGTGTTGTTTTCTTCATCCATTTTAAATGggaatttaaagaaaaaactgCATACAAGAGAAGATCACACAGTTGTTACACTCATTTAACCTTCAAGAACACACTCCAAGTGTAGATGGCAAACTATAACAAGCAGAGAACATACAAAAAGGCTAAAAGAGAAAAGATTCAGCTGAGATAAAATGAGAACACTAGGCATTCTTCACTCATTGCCCCAAACATAGCTTAAGGCTACTCATAAAATCACATAATAGAACAGAGAAGCAAAGATACAATAAAAGAACTTACACTTGAATCTGAATGGCTTTGATAAAGAACAATGAAACCAACAGTTACAGAGATGAGAGGATAAATCTACTGTTTCAGACTGAAAACAAAATCATAGAGAGAGATGATCAGTCAAACAAAACCACATCCAAGAAACCCACAATAGAATAAACCCACAACGCTTAGACAAAAAGTATAGAATCGACTGTTTTTGCAGTGCGTGAGAAAAAAGAGGAAGCCCAGAATAATCAAGAACATGCTTCTTCTTATCTTAGAAAGACGACAAAAGGGTCAATCCCGAGACCGGCATCGATCTCAAACAAAGACAAAGTAATTTCTGAACGATAACAAACCACACGTAAGGGGATAACATCACATTGGAAACCAAGTTGAAGCATAAAGTTGAAATCTTCAACAACGCCTTAGCAGAAAACGTGAAGAGAAAGAAGGACACTTTCATGTAAAAaggatcttgttttttttttttttgctcgaTCTCTCTATGCATTAACAGTGACGTTTTTTGGGCAAACCGCAAAATCTATAGCACGAACACGAACGTGGATTACCTAAAACGGTATTAAGGAgcaagagagagatagagatttGGTAACCTGAAGAGATGGTTTCAGCTTTGCATTACAGTGAGACTCCTTCGACTTTGGTTGTGCAGAGATATGGAGATCACTCTGCCTCTTCTTTCAACACAAGTCTTCGAGAGAGAACACAAAACTTTCACTTGgagaagaataaaaataaaagagatataGTTTTACaagcaatatttttttataatgatttattaaaTTGTATACATTTACATACACGATAAataataatgttgagagtacaataatttattaatttaaagcaaattttcttatttagaattttgttttaatatatatttttattctgaaaaaaataaaaaaaaatcattcatgataatatatattggttaaattttataaatttcaatttttgatatattttatatatgttgaaAAATATTACAGCATGCAATTCATTTTTAGAAATGgttcaataaaacaaaatttgaaattagagaaattttattttaaagaaactAAACAGCAAAATGTTTtgtgtatatttatataaaattttatatacagtaattatttatttataattttaataggctcatatatatatgtaaaatttatttaaatattattattttaattttattgaattatgttatattttacaTCGACTCAATTTgagatagaaaaaaattattaaattatcatatttattagtttatcgaatattaatttatagaatttctTTATTCACATTGGAAGAATATACTTTTGGAATGAGAATGAATTGCATACTTAATAAATTAGTCAATAATACAGTATTCAAAAACATGCCTTATGCAAGTTTGAATATAAATGATGGCAATGCAATTATAGtttgaacaaaaatatattttcaataatcaaaatgtatttataaatagTATCAACCTTTTGTGCAAAATTATGGACTGATTTAACTCGTatatatgcaatatatataatttttggaaGCAAGAAAcatttaataaaacttattCCTATAGATTAATTATTAAGTATGCatattatttcaaataaaataaatatatttttgatatttttgtcaATATAACAACATTCAATACATGTTTTTACACGACTTTCGACTGTAACTATTGTAGGTTGGAGAACTCTATAATAATCCAATGTCTTAAATAGTTACACAAGAAAATATTTCTttgatggaaataaaaaatgCCGATGAATtcatagcaaaaaaaaacttaaatttccAGAGTTGCATAATCACTCACTAGCTAGTTCTCCCCCAGAGAAGGGGATAAAATTTCAAACGAGATGAgtacatgtttttcttttgaattttggaATTTGGCAAATGGTTTGTTTCctattatcatatatatatatatagagaggagatattttatttatctatatatatatatatgatagtaGTTTATAAACCAAGTGTGGCTTAACATTTTATGCCTTGCGATTCGTTAATGTAATTGGAATAAATCCCAATTCCcaaaaatagtatatttaaGTTGGGACAACCAACTCATGTAAGAAATTATTGGTAAGAAATAACAATTAAACTTTATTGTCTTTACATAAGGAATGTAATAACTAACTAACAAAGCACAACTATTGTCAAAAGAGATATTTTTAGAAGTTCCAACaaatttaaagaatatatatagatacacgcatgttttcaaatttgtagAAGGCAAGCACATCTGGAgcagaaaaataaacaaatcaacTAAGACAATGAAGCTTCAGTTGTTATGGCTTGCTTTGGTATTCATTGCCGCTGAAACTAATGCAGCAAAGCATGGAAAGAATGCAACAATCCCTGCACTAATAGTTTTTGGAGATTCGATTATGGATACTGGTAATAACAATAGACTCCCAACTCTTTTGAAGTGCAATTTTCCTCCCTATGGCAAGGACTTTCCCGGCGGCTTGGCCACCGGAAGATTTTCTGATGGAAGAGTTCCCTCTGATCTCATTGGTAACAATTTGAAGttgtttttacttatatttgTTTATAGAAAATCTTATAGCTATTTTTATCTCATGATAATTTTTTTCACCAATTTTCTTTCACCTGAAAAGTTGGGATTGACCAAGTCACTACCAGCATTTATGAACCCAAATTTGAAACCCCGAGATCTTCTTAAGGGTGTAACATTTGCATCTGGAGGAACTGGTTATGATCCATTAACAGCTAAGATTATGGTATGTTATAATATTTGTCGTCAACGTTAGCTACATTACATATTATAACTAATTGATacattttctattattttgtttctttgcaGTCCGTGATATCAGTCTGGGATCAACTAACATACTTCAAGCAATATATATCCACGATCAAACAACATTTTGGAGAGAAAAGAGCTCGATATATTTTGGACCATAGTTTCTTTGTTGTGTGTTCTAGTAGCAACGACCTTGCTCACACTTTCATGGCTCAATCTCATAAATATGACCCTACCTCATATGCTAACTTTTTGGCTGACTCAGCCGTCAAATTCGTAAGAGTAAGTATTTTAAAGTGATTATCTACAAACCTAAATCAAAAAACAATAAACTGATATCAAACATTAATTGTATATATTGGGTACAATAGGAATTACATAAGCTTGGAGCTAAAAAGATTGGAGTGTTTAGCGCAGTGCCGGTTGGATGTGTACCACTTCAAAGAACAGTGTTTGGAGGTTTGTTTACAAGAGGATGTGTTGAATCTTTAAACAACATGGCTAAACAATTCAATGCAAGGCTTTCACCAGCACTAGAATCTTTAGATAAAGAGTTAGATGGTGTTATCCTAATTGATGTTTATGATACTCTTTTCAACATGATCCAACATCCTTCTAAATACGGTAAGCtcatcttataaatatatttttataaaatatttcattta includes:
- the LOC108827000 gene encoding uncharacterized protein LOC108827000, producing MDEENNTRMEDAYACGEEEEYACGDPKVDVRVGDEYQAEIPSLMISESQRAAYLSNPLASGLETNAIAVGLPVDIMWIDTTKLKDEDDNVDMSESLKSLKTKRNKQKMMMNLEAVPERSSSSAWEDLEVDAFVLALYTFGKNFTQIKQFLESQETGQLLSFYYGKFYNSTKHKIWSNSLKKRKCIQGKKLYSGWRLHQLLSRLLPSIADESLKTKLANFSKSFAEGNTTSLEKYISAVKELVGLRSLVEAVAIGTKEDLTVLTTEPVNSKQWFTVSSSSAAVVPAGLGVYSSLTSAEIIEKLSGGSRLSKARCNDIFWEAVWPRLLARGWHSEQPKDRGKDNIVYLIPGVKKFSRRKLVKQNHYFDSISDIIKKVVSDPELLEFDDEAAAEIRPPPNGGGIVEENQSKQEKRRYLKSPDSCLKFTVVDTTSLASGGKLCAFRELRNPESQSKACQGDNKSSCVGVEKKDGKECKWEKRRMKKLVEEPVRFMIVDTSVQSSGIIRRRRRLPANENLCNPSSSENVTWEENVRSKKRSVRRSESVNNHSLSSFPLPKRRRLSACVRKDIERFGESCVSNLPEEIKTDKSEEAGNRIEILRLKTEPSELCSIHEVGSSEKQQEEEAKQLLCSSKDKFEEKLIQLPSMSGSEKMNSPSTDHGTTQETASIKQEEEGEENQQIKSDPPRRQSTRKRPLTTRALEALESGCYTAKTLKSTPKPIKRERSARIKHSRNRAQGESDNGFLVQETTSSKPLDQIECSEPSFLADKATAASKPVDQTEDSNNVITEFPKRPPILLKLPFKRS
- the LOC108826837 gene encoding GDSL esterase/lipase At1g59030-like isoform X2, with translation MKLQLLWLALVFIAAETNAAKHGKNATIPALIVFGDSIMDTGNNNRLPTLLKCNFPPYGKDFPGGLATGRFSDGRVPSDLIAEKLGLTKSLPAFMNPNLKPRDLLKGVTFASGGTGYDPLTAKIMSVISVWDQLTYFKQYISTIKQHFGEKRARYILDHSFFVVCSSSNDLAHTFMAQSHKYDPTSYANFLADSAVKFVRELHKLGAKKIGVFSAVPVGCVPLQRTVFGGLFTRGCVESLNNMAKQFNARLSPALESLDKELDGVILIDVYDTLFNMIQHPSKYGCCGRGSLAISYMCNSLNPFTCSNSSAYIFWDSYHPTERAYQVIVDNLLDKYLSKLH
- the LOC108826837 gene encoding GDSL esterase/lipase At1g59030-like isoform X1 is translated as MKLQLLWLALVFIAAETNAAKHGKNATIPALIVFGDSIMDTGNNNRLPTLLKCNFPPYGKDFPGGLATGRFSDGRVPSDLIAEKLGLTKSLPAFMNPNLKPRDLLKGVTFASGGTGYDPLTAKIMSVISVWDQLTYFKQYISTIKQHFGEKRARYILDHSFFVVCSSSNDLAHTFMAQSHKYDPTSYANFLADSAVKFVRELHKLGAKKIGVFSAVPVGCVPLQRTVFGGLFTRGCVESLNNMAKQFNARLSPALESLDKELDGVILIDVYDTLFNMIQHPSKYGFEVADRGCCGRGSLAISYMCNSLNPFTCSNSSAYIFWDSYHPTERAYQVIVDNLLDKYLSKLH